In the Arachis stenosperma cultivar V10309 chromosome 8, arast.V10309.gnm1.PFL2, whole genome shotgun sequence genome, CCACCAAAAAAGGTGGCCTCTACAAACATACCCGACCTCTTTAAAGAGGTCGGACACCGACAAAAGAGCCCAACTCTACGTGTCCAAAGCAAGAAACCGCCTCCGCGAATCTTGCCTGTAATCTCTATCTTTGCTAAAAGATATCAACTTCCAAGATCCGTCAGAAAAGATGGAACTACTCCAACAAAGGCAGTTATCGAtcctactataaatacactgacatccTTTAGGTATAATTCACGTTCTAATCTACTAAAAATCTGCATAAagcccttgctaacttaagcatcggagtctcttacaggtaccaccccccatctCCTCACAAAGAACTCGGACAAGCGGTATCTTGACATCAACAAATTGAACATTGCCATACAAAGAAATTTGGACCTCACGTCCCGACCCAATTCAACGTTTCGAAAAACTCTTGAAACAATTTCTATTCTTTTAACAATTATCACCATCATCATGTAAACAAAATTTTGAACTGAATCATTATAAAAAGTCAAATATAtttcatcattaaaaaaaataattatactaagtatataataaaattaattattagagtGAAATATacgataaaatttaaaatatatattaaaaataaattaaatatatatttattataaatatataatgattgattttgacatataaataatatttttgcaAATTTGCAAAAACTACTACTATAACAAATCGAATCACATAATATTGGATTGTTTACACGAAAATGTTACATGGTAcgatttagttattaattaatttattataatgaaaaggaaaaaggaaaagaaacaaacaagtatCTGCCAAGAAAGAAGAATGTAACGTTATCCCATTTTTCCATGCGGTCTGTTATactaattagttattattatgcTTTTATTTCTATCGTCTTAAAAAGGAACTAAAACCCTTGTAAACAGCATTTCAACTTTTCCGAGTGTATATAGGGGTTTTGTGTTCTGTTATAGTGTGATGTGAGCTAAGAGCTCTTTAAACTTTAAAGTCTTACAtacaaagaagaaggaaaataCCAAAAACTCACAACAAGACGACGATAGACTGTGTCAGTGGTGCCGCCGCCGCTGCAATGGGTGCTCTTGCCACTCTGCCTCCTTGGACTTCCGAGGACGACCCTCTCCTCAAGAACGCCGTTgaggttctctctctctttccaATTCACTCTTAGCTTTCGACTTCAACCTCTATTCCTAATCTTTGCCTTTGCATCCGCATGTCTGCTTAATTTGCCATCTACCTAATGTGCTTTAGCGCCTTTTCTGATGAATAATAGTTGTACTGTTAGGTAAAATTGGCGCGTACGTTACCAGGAACGTGTGTCTTAGAGGGTTCTTAGGTTGGGATCAACGAGTTATATTCATTGCACATTCATGCTATTTATCATATTAAATGTGCATTATTTGAGGTCTTGGGGATAGTAGACACTCGTATCATGGGGCAAATGTGTTAGTCCTTCACATATTGAAGAGTGAATCTGTTTGTGTACGATTCTGAATGTTGTGGTTTATGTATGTCAAGGGGCGATTTCTCTGAATTGGATAGATTTTTGTTCTTGCCGTCTGGTTTGAGTTTCGAAGGGGGACTCCATGTTTAGTCTTTGACTTGTCTATTTGCAGGCCGGTGCTTCTTTAGAGTCACTAGCAAAAGGTGCGGTGCAGTTTTCTCGAAGATATAGTTTTAGAGAAATACGCGATAGATGGTACTCTATCCTCTATGATCCTATTATTTCTGCGGAAGCATCTGCAGGCATGACAGACTTTGAGATTTCTACTTCACCTCTCCCATCGAAGTTCATCAAGTTTGGAAATTCAAGAGAATGCAAAATTGATTCTGCAAAAAGAAAAGCTGAAAGTGTACGGACTTCCTATTATGCTATGCGGAAAAGAATTCGCAATGACGCATTTAATTCCATAGATTTAGGTTTCCTTGTTGATCCTGAAAATGACAATTATGGTGTAAATGGAAGTGAGAGTTTGCCTAAAAACTGTTTGGCCGAAGGTGAAACGTCCAATCATTTTGGTTTCCATGGTTCACATACTGATCCTGCTCAGTATTCTTTTCCTGAAAATATGATGAATGGTGGTGCTATAACGAATGGAGTTACTGTCCATGCATATTACACCGGAGCTAAGGATCCAGTTCAAGACAATATCCCTGCTGAGCAACAAGATGTACTTAGAGAAGAACCTCAATTTCTTCGAGGTGATGTTTCCAATGGAGCTGCAGAGGAGATGGGTGTTCCAGAAGAACTAGCCATTGATAGCTTCATTGATGACGATAATTTAGAGACCCCATTTGATCAGATCAACAGTGACCCTGGAAGCCTGTGTTCTGAGTTTGATGGAAATGATGTATTTGATTCATCTGAAATGGAATGTGGTACATCATTTAATAGCTTACATTTGTCTCCACTCCCGGAAATGCCAGTGTGGAAAACACATGCGAGCATTCAAGAACCTGAAATGCCATGTGGTGATTTTAAGGATTCTATTGCTTGTGGGGAGGCTTACCTGGCAGATCTGTCCAATTCTCTCTTAAACTTCACAAATGAGGAAGAACTCTATCTGATGGATGTTGATGGAAAAGACGGGATTGATAAGTCTTATTATGATGGTCTGAGTTCACTTCTACTAAGTTCTCCTAATGATGTTAGCCAAGATCAGATGCCTGAAAAGGCTGAGGCAGAGTCTTCAGTGGCCTCACAAGCAAAAGTTTCAAATCTGTCAGTTTCATGTCATGCAAAAGTAGATGATAACAATAGACTACAGTCTAGCGATGCCCAAACAGTTCAAAAATCAGATATCCAAGTATCATCTTCTGTCTCTGTTAAAGATCCTCGTTTTCCTGAACTAATCAATGGAGTTGTATTCTGTGCTCTAAACACTGAAGAACCAGAAGTTCCATGCAATGTTGATGTTTTCTTACTACCCTTGGATGTGCCTCCTTCAACATCTCCGTATTCATCTGAATGGGTGTATACAGAATCCAATAAGCCAATTTCATCATGTGTTCAGGATTATGGATTTAGTAACCATAAGGCTCTTGAAAGAAGTAGAATGACAAAGGTAGAACAGAAAAAACCCGCAGAATTTCGTGGATCTTCTCAGGTGATGGGATCTCCTCCCTTTCCAGGGGTAAAGTGTGAATTTTCGAATGCTCATGCATCACACATAGCGTCCAGGAGTGCTGTGACTGTTTCTGGTGGGTTAGGTGGAAATAAAGCTAGCACAACCAATGCTATCATGCATGCAAACCCAAAGGACACACCTATCAATGTAGGCTCGACACATTGTCTAAATAGTCGTGTGACAAACTGTTATAGTGAGAAACCAACCCTTGGGTCTAATGACTTCAGAAATCATCCTTATTCTGATGGATCTGGCATGAAACAGGCAGAAAACTTACCCTTGCCAATTCAAGATCGTCATTTGCAACATGCTGAAGTGGGGTCTTCAGATGTTCCCAAGTCTCATCTGGtggcaatttctccaactttaGATGAAGAAGAGCAATATATGGAGAGTGATGATGATGTTCCTTGTTATTCTGATATAGAGGCAATGGTAAGGCGTGTGGTGCAGACCTTTCAATCAACAGTAACCTTAACCTTGTTTCATAACTGTAGCTATTTTCTGAGTTATTCCTTCATTTCCATCTACAGATACTTGATATGGATCTGGATCCAGATGATCAGGATTTGTTTTATAACGAGGAAGGTATTACAAAGAAGTTACTTTTGTCATTGCTTCTTGCATGATGCTATctgcatcttttatattttgtttatttggagtacagataattaattaatgtcCCAACTGAATAACATTTCTGTTTTGTGGTGCTTGTCTTATTCTGCCTCATGCCACAGAAGCATGGCTCAGTTACTTGGGATAATCTCATAAAAACTCATTTTGCTTCCTTATGGTTGcctattttttatttagctGTTGTCTTAACTTATTATAGTACACTGATAAAATGTGATAGACCCTTGGGCAGGTGATACtttttaatagtattttttctttttgacgAAGCTTGCAAAATTTGATGCTTTCCTGCAAGTTCACTAGTGACATTTTAGAAACATGCTAGTAGTTATGAGGCATATGGGTGAGCTCTTTGTTGTGCATTATGGACCAGACATCATGTCATGATGATGCATGACCATGACTTCTGCTACTTGTTTACATAATTTATGGAACTTGGGCAGTATATATGCAGTTTATGTGTGCCTTTGTATGAATATGCTTTCCTTGATCAGCAGATATTCAGTAAGTATTCTGTTTTTAAATGGTTGGATATTTTTCCTTTGTTGTTGATTTCACTGTGGATTTtcttttataatagtttaacaATATTATATTCTGATTGCAATATAGTATCAACATATCAACATGAGGAAACTAAACGGACTATCATAAGGTTGGAACAGGGTGCTCATTCCTATATGCAGAGAGCCATTGCTTTACATGAAGCAATTGCCATTTTATATGGTCGCCATTCAAAGCATTATATTAAGAAAGCCGAGGTATTTTACATGAGtgtgttttttaattttgggtATATCCATGTATTGAATTTATTTCAACTATAAGAACTGAGACACACAACATGTGTCTATAAACAGATATTAGTTGCTTTATTCTGATTTTGTTTCTGATTTGAGACTGATTTGATTGTAAATTATGGAGTGAACTGTGGTGAAGGTATAATAATTAAAGAATAGTTGGACAGATCTGTTCTCTGCCCTTCAGTGAAATCCATTTCTATGTTTGTGTGCGTGTTAATCTTTGAGCCTTTAAATGTCTAAGCTGTGATGGTTCTTTTTGGAAGTAACACCAACCAAATGATGCAAGGAAAGTAACTAAACTCTAGGAGGCAATTTACCTTTCCATAGAACAACAATCAAGCTAAAGTGCCAATAGAGAAATGATTGAATTTTTATTGCTCAAGTGATTTGCAGGGAAGCTATAGGATGGTAAGACCTAGGAAAAAGTGATATTGGCTCTTAGCTTAGCAGAGATCTGGGTTTACaagtatgaaaaagaaaaaagggggaggggggggggggtggATCAAAATCAAGGAAGTTATAGCTAGTGTACCATTAAGGCTGTCCACTTTGAAGATGGAAGGGGGACAGAGAGAGCTTATCCAGCTCAGATAGGATAGTAGCGAACCAGAAAAAATCCCAGTAGATTAATATGGTGGACGTCGAAAATTTTCCAACAGATAATATGGAATACTCTTATCAAAAGACGAGCATTGTACTCTTTTTTGGGGCAGAAAGATGCTAACTTGGTTTCGGGCTAATGAAATGACAATTACCATAAGCCTCCAGAAAGAAGACAGGGAGGGGATCGATTATGAATTTCATTCTTTGAAACTACGTGTTAGGCTAAGAATCCCTCTctatttttatctcttttatGGGCACTTCAAAGGGTCTGACATGTGAATTACTATCAAACCATAATGATGATGGAAACTGAATCTAAGACTTGGATAATGCTTTTAGTGATATCTCAATTTCTCCTGCAGGTTTTACTTGGACGGGCAACACAAGGTGTTCCAGTAGATATTGACTTAGGCAAAGGAGGTTATGCAAATAAAATATCTCGACGCCAGGTTAGTCATATTACCAAATTTGACTTGGTTCATGATGCAAGAACGATTTTGGTACATTCATATATTTTGTTAAGGACATAGATAGTCTGCTCCTCATTTCAGATTCGTATGATGTGTGTTTGCATTAGCAAATTAGTTATGATATACTAATCAAGTCAATATGCTTTATGAAATACATAGAACAATTAAGCACTATTATAGCCTCTCCTTCCCCccggcaaaaaaaaaaaaaaaaaaaaccaaagtTTTGGCTTCAATGTAAAGTCTCTGCCATACAAAAGTTGACCTGTCGACATATAAATGATGTTTCTTCCCTTGCTAACTTTCAGGCAATTATAAAGCTGGACAATGATGGATCTTTCTACATTAAAAACTTTGGCAAGACTTCAATATTGGTGAATAACAAAGAAGTGCACACTGGTCAGTCTCAAAGACTACACTCCAATTGTTTGATCGAGGTATGATTCTATAGCCTAGGTATTTCAGATTTGGTTATTCACTTGAATAACCTCATATCCTCTTTGAAAAACTTTTCCTGCATGCATGTACACATGCTCTTAGTATTTGTGCATATGGATAAAAGTTTTTTACTAGTTCTCAACCATGTGTTGTCCACAATCAAAATGAGTCTCAGATTTTGATTGCGGAGTTAATAGGTGCTGGATGCTCTGCAAAttccgttttttttttttttttgtttctagTTGTTGGTGGAATTAAGTGTCATGGAATCTTTGTGCTACCAATATCCTTAGTAGGAAAATAAAAACACAGTTTTTGTTATGAGAATGAGCATGTTATTGTTTGTTTATTTCAATTCCATCCCTGCTTTCTTCCAGTTtacaaaataatcaaatatacGTAACTCACTACCACTATTTTCTAAGTTGAGGGAGGTGGAGGCGGTTGGAATTATAAGATGCCCTTTGGATTAGTTATATAAAATAGGAATGAAGTCTTAGTTAAATTGCTACAGTTATCTCGAAATATGTGTGAAATAAAATacaatttgttttattttgcaGTTGAGGGGGATGCCATTCATATTTGAGACAAATCCTAGTCGTGTGAAGCAGTATCCGGATCAGCATATTACAGACAATTCATAAACCTTGTAGTGTCAAATGTAAATGTTAGCAAGAGATCCACTAGAACAGAAAGTCAGAAAGTGCTTATTTTTATTGCACTTTCTGAATTTTGGTAAGGAAGCGTTGATGATGTATGTCAATGCTTTTGATGCTATAATGGTGTTTCCATGGGAATGGGAATGGGAATGGGAATGGGCTTCTGCAACTCGGTGTTCTCCTTCCCCCCTGTTTCTCTGCCGACGTaagtaaatatttaatttagcaACACACTTGTATTAAGTCAAATTTAACCCCTAACCTGAAGTGAAAATGCTTGTTCCCTCGCGAATGCTGAATCTGAATCTCATTACTACCTTGCGCAATGCAAGGTAACCACACATTCTTTCCTAGAAACAGCATTcttaatctattttttaaattatttttttaattagaagATAATTAGGAGGATAAGTTAAAAATCTAattgtttatcttttatatttttttatctactTTTCTTACGGGTTGCTTCCACTTAAAGGGAAATTCTGCCCCATATTGTCAGCATGAGATGATGATAACGCGTGGTGGATTCGGAGCGTGACATTTGGTTAATAACTCTTCTTTCCCTTGATGTTGTTTATTTCCTGTTCCCATCACTTTGCTTAGTTATAATTAATGAAATTGCTAAGTATTTTTGGTTTGTAGGCTGGTAATGGACCATAGTGAATAATACTTCATACCATTCccaataaaaaagaaaacattatcccaaataaaaaacataaattctttttatttgttttataattaaaatttgctAAAGAATagagctttttttttttactttgaaatacataaaatagatgattttattttatttaagaatttcaATTCACTtgtctttatctttttcaatgtataaaatgtcaaaaaaaaatttttataaataagtgtctagcaaaaataattttattaaagatagagttatttacaaattaaatgaaaatttaacatatttaaCAGTAATTTCAATCCAAAAGGTAGAATTCAATTCTACTTATATATTTAAAtcatttcaaataaaaaaattgaatttcaaataaaaataaattattttcttcGTAGAATGCAATTCTTAtctcatattaaaaaaaatttcaaagacactctttgaaaatacaaaattatCAACATACCAAATTAAAGGTATAATCTGCAAATGTGGGATGTTTTATTaatttgaatattaattataaaaatatgattagTTAATTTGGGTCTGTCTTTAGTaaactcaaaatttttgaacttttgtgcacaataaattatttataaatatgacCTATTAGagatttaataataataataataattttacatttactccaaattttttaaattcataacggataatcttaattttttaaagttatttcttatgaatttaaaaaatatttagaataaatataaaataataataattattattaaatttttaatggtcatatttataaataatttattgtgCACATAAAAAAATCTCAATAAAAGACTTGTACTTATAAAGACAGTTCCAAATcaactaattatatttttaaaattaatattcaatttAGTAAAACACCCTATATTTGTAGATTATACCTTTAATTTGGTGTGTTgataattttgtaatttcaaagagtgtatttgaaaattttttttaatatgagaTAAGGATTGCATTCTATGAagaaaagaatttatttttatttaaaattcaatttcttaatttagaatgattttaatatataagtatAATTGAATTCTATTTTTTAGATTGAAATTACTGTTAAATATGTTAAATTCTCATTTGATTTGTAAATAACTctatctttaataaaattatttttgctagacacttatttattaaaaaatatatttttgatattttatacATTCAAAAAGATAAAGACAAGTGAATtgaaattcttaaataaaataaaatcatctattttatgtattttaaagtaagaaaaaaaaaggctCTATTCTTTAGcgaattttaattattaaacaaataaaaagaatttatgttttttatttgggataatatttttttattggaaaTGGTATGAAGTATTATTCATTATGGTCCATTGCCAGCCCACAAACTAAAAATACTTAACAGTTTCATTAATCATAACTAAGCAAAGTGATGGAAACGGAAAATAAACAACATCAACAAAAAGAAGAGCTATTAACCAAGTATCATGCTCTCAAGTCGCCACGCGTTATTATCATCCCATGCTGACAATATGGGTCAGCACGGTAAAATCTCTCTTAACTTAATATATTATTGTGGGTTAAAATCTCAAAATCCATTGGTCCATCTTGTAATTAGGtttttgaattatatatttAGTATAGAGAAACATTGATAATTGAAAACAacgaattaaaaaaaaaagtaaaattaaaattaaaaattagatcATTTAATTATTTAGTACGAATGATTTGTAAATTACAAAAAATCCCATTTATCAAGGCACAACTTCATGAAGTCATTTTTGAATTGTTGATACTAATTATTATTTGGTTTGGAAAAAAAATCAGTTTATTgtatatacataaaatataaatgGTTGAATTAAAAGAAGTCAATTTAAGTTGGACTCAGCGTTACTTTTATTCCCTTTTTTTGTTATGTTCTTgagttttgtttttttttttaaataccaaactttactttttcaataatctatatatatatttcatgagaattaaataaataaataaaagtaaaaaataaatttaataaaaaaggATGAAAAAAAAGAACATACCAAATTCATCATTTAGGGATAATAtgtagaaaaaaattgaaaacaaaaactTTGAAAGATGGTTATTTGATTGATCCAAATcgattttttcaaaaaaaaagtatttatataaaataaaccgattttttttatcaaaccaAATAATAACATACGTCAttaatttaaaaacaatttcATGTAAAGTTGACTACAGATAAATTTTCACTATTTATCAAAGCATCAGACAGTTGTTTGTAGCCTGGTCAAAGGATGTTGTGCTATATTCTTTTGTCCACCTAAATGAAACCCATCCTGGCCTCAaatacgtttttttttttgtttaattactctgttggtctttatagttttgcgaaatttttaattaggtccctatactttttttccttttaattgggtccctatacgttaattttttttaatttagtcccTGCCGCGACAAAATCGTTTGACATAACAGAATATTCTGTTCAAAAATAGAATATTgtcttaattaaattaaaacagcTAATTGAACCCACATAATACCAAAATCACCCTTGACATTTTGtcccaaaaataaaaatcctagcTGGCGATTGTTCTCTGAAGTAAGTGGCGTTTTTCCTCCCTTTGTTGGTGTCGTCGTCGTCGTCCTTGGTGGCGTGAGCGTCCGTCGTCGTCATTGTCCATCGTCCTTGGTCTACGCTGCACTGCTCTGCGCTGATCGTCCGTCTGCTCTGCTCAGCGCTGATGCTGTGTCGCTTCCATCGCGTTCCCTCAATTTCACCTTCAATTGCACTTTCctttttagctttttgcctcagTTTAGTTATGCTCTTTTCATGTGGAACGAATTTTTTGTGGTAGCTTTAGGTTTTTAGAGGGAAGGAGAAGGAATCAAACATAAAAAGAGGGTTTAGAGAGGGAACTACTCTGTTTTCTCGTTACAATTGGggttaataatattttagaaaaaaaaatatgaggGGATTAGGATATCCATAATATTTGTAAGTAACAGCAAAAATTAATGAATATATAAGGCTCTGCCTCCGAATTTGACCTTGATTGCAGCAGTTGGGCTTATTGGTGTCCTTTAGAAGGAAATTAACATTACATGCTACTAACATTTAGCATTTAGGCAAGTTTTGATGGGTAAATAGTCTTGAAACTTTAGTGTATATATAAACTAGGAGTGgaaggttttgatttttgactTCTGACTGGTAACTTATAATTGATACTGACTCTGGCCATGCATGAATGTTGCTATGAAAAATTGTGTTGACTCAATATATTATGGATATCTTGTTACTGCTTTGTGCTGACTGTAAATAGTTGGAAATCTGGATGCTTTTGATATTGAAGGTGTCCAGATGGCTTATTTGCTATATGTATCATTCTATCATTCAAAGACATGGCAAAGGTTCGGTAAATGGTTAAGTCTTTTAGGATAGGGCCATTTCATTTTGAGGGTCCATAGTTTAATGAATTGTTAAGTCTTTTTAAGGTTGATGTTGCATACAATGCAAAAGACTTGGTTTATGATATGTTAGTATTAATACATGGGAGAGATTAAGAGAGATTAAGAGAAACTTATTGAAAACTCTTGTTATGGATTCATAAAGTCTACTATGGCTGATGGTGTAAAGGATGACCAATTGTATTACCATGATAATACAGATCCTTTAAATTTAAAGTAATCATGAACATGATAACAAAACAAACTACGTCTCTTTCTTGGTATATGTCTTTAAATTTAGAGGCATCTTGATTGATACAAAATCCTGAAACTTTTCTGTCTATAAACCATGAATAATTTTGAGTTCGATTTAAGATGAGATATTTGTTATTGAAAATGTGATAATTCTTGATAGCTTTGTTCAAATAATGAGTTCATTATGACTCTATATGTTGATGTATTCTCATTGATCTTTTGGATCAGAATGAGTATTCTTTTACTGCTTTTGGgaaggaaaggaaagaaaaaaaaagctagAGTGTGTTCTATAAGTTAACAAACTATATATGCTGACTTTGTAGCATGTATTGCTGAAAGCAGGCTACTAAAGCTTTTGGTGGAGATGACTATCTTGTTGGGACATCTGCTGAACTCAAATATGCTCTTTTAGAATTCTTCTCGGTTGGAAATCAACCGTTATCAATGTTATTATTGATTCCCATGCTGGTTCAAAGAGTGGGAAACGACAACATAAGAACTAATTTTTACATTATTTGTATTACACTAAAATTACGTTttctattattttcatttttagatttcaaatttcaataacACAAATTTCCTAGCTTTCTGGTTTTCTATAGTGTATCATGATATGATAATGACACAAACTATATTTTATGAATCCACACAAATATAAAATGTTACATGATCATAATGAATACTTGAATGATGGaaactaaattttatatatacttattACTACTACTTCTGTTTTATTTTATCCATTCTTTTTTTAGGTTCTTAAGATAAGGTATTTTTAAAgtcataaaaaaaagagaaggtaTTTTTGGTacaatttgtatataaataagcaaaaaaatgatagtgacaaaataaaatgaattatAAGAATATTTTTCATGTCTTAGAATCATTGAATATGGATTATAGGAATATCTTTCATTGAATATTTATAGTTTTAccgaaatttttaattaagtccctatatttttttcttttcaattaggtccctaagGGTATAAAAGTAATTCCATAATTCACTAACATTTTTTTGACGTTTAACATTAATagggactaaattgaaaaaaaattaacgcatagggacccaattaaaagaaaaaaagtatagggacctaattgaaaatttcgcaaaactataaggaccaacagaataattaaaccctCTTTTTTTTGCGTTTCTTAAATATCACTCATTTTAATTAGCATTTATTGAAAGATTGTTGAGATATATTAGCCTGATAAACACATTGTTTAGtgttgaataaaaaaatgtggaatgaatatttttgtaattaatttttaatgttgaatttattttcaaattagtATGAAAATGATTGGAGTGAAAGATGTTAATTGGTAAGGTTGTACATAACAAGTTTCAAAGGAAATTAGGTTTCTTTCATgcattattgaaaaaaaatgttaagataaaatatgctttttatttttaatgtttgtaattttttttaaaataactttaatgtttaattttatttaattttatttttaatattttttattcattcaaTTTTATCTCTAACATTTTCGATGCAAatcgaaaatattaaaaacaaaattgaataaaattaaatgttagAGATACATTTGAATAAAATCACAAACAttagagaaaagaaaatatattttgcCCAAAAgttaaattctaataaaaataaacctcAAATAGttaatacttttaaatttaagaaaaatagcaaaataacataaaaaaatgatattttggGAGGTTAACAAACTAAAAATTCTCATTCTGTAATAAAATGATTATTATTGTGAATGTTTTATCATGGAGTATTATCATACATAATAGAGTATGAAACATTATTAATTATAGTTGTCCTATCATAATGAAGTATGAAATATTATCAATTAATGGAACATAGATTTTCATAATGTGTTTTTACTAATTAGTAAGTAGATTAGGTAAATAATGTCCtacta is a window encoding:
- the LOC130943776 gene encoding uncharacterized protein LOC130943776, which encodes MGALATLPPWTSEDDPLLKNAVEAGASLESLAKGAVQFSRRYSFREIRDRWYSILYDPIISAEASAGMTDFEISTSPLPSKFIKFGNSRECKIDSAKRKAESVRTSYYAMRKRIRNDAFNSIDLGFLVDPENDNYGVNGSESLPKNCLAEGETSNHFGFHGSHTDPAQYSFPENMMNGGAITNGVTVHAYYTGAKDPVQDNIPAEQQDVLREEPQFLRGDVSNGAAEEMGVPEELAIDSFIDDDNLETPFDQINSDPGSLCSEFDGNDVFDSSEMECGTSFNSLHLSPLPEMPVWKTHASIQEPEMPCGDFKDSIACGEAYLADLSNSLLNFTNEEELYLMDVDGKDGIDKSYYDGLSSLLLSSPNDVSQDQMPEKAEAESSVASQAKVSNLSVSCHAKVDDNNRLQSSDAQTVQKSDIQVSSSVSVKDPRFPELINGVVFCALNTEEPEVPCNVDVFLLPLDVPPSTSPYSSEWVYTESNKPISSCVQDYGFSNHKALERSRMTKVEQKKPAEFRGSSQVMGSPPFPGVKCEFSNAHASHIASRSAVTVSGGLGGNKASTTNAIMHANPKDTPINVGSTHCLNSRVTNCYSEKPTLGSNDFRNHPYSDGSGMKQAENLPLPIQDRHLQHAEVGSSDVPKSHLVAISPTLDEEEQYMESDDDVPCYSDIEAMILDMDLDPDDQDLFYNEEVSTYQHEETKRTIIRLEQGAHSYMQRAIALHEAIAILYGRHSKHYIKKAEVLLGRATQGVPVDIDLGKGGYANKISRRQAIIKLDNDGSFYIKNFGKTSILVNNKEVHTGQSQRLHSNCLIELRGMPFIFETNPSRVKQYPDQHITDNS